The genomic stretch TTTTTGTTTAAACTTCTTTAAGCTGATATTTGAATTTCTCGAAAACGGAAAAGCTTTACTTAATAATAGTAATTTAAAATAATATTTCCGCAATATTTTCCTCTCTTTTTGTTATTATCAATGTTAAAGATTTATTAAAATAATCTTCACTTTTTGATATTGGCTTAAATATTGGCTAACTTTGAGTCATAACATTAAAAATAAATTTATGTCATTTGAATTACCAAAATTAGGATATGCTTACGAAGCTTTAGAGCCAACAATAGATGCAAAAACAATGGAAATCCACCATTCAAAGCATCACCAAGCGTATGTTGACAACTTAAATAAAGCGATTGAAGGAACTGATCTAGACGGATTAACTATTGAAGAAATCTGCAGAACAGGTGTTGAAAAACCAGCTGTAAGAAATAACGGTGGTGGTCACTTCAATCACTCTCTTTTCTGGGAAATCTTAACTCCAGGAGGAAGCAAAGAACCTGTAGGAAGTGTAAAAGCTGCTATTGAAAATTATGGTGGTCTTGAAAAATTCAAAAATGATTTTTCTGAAGCTGCTAAAACAAGATTTGGTTCAGGTTGGGCTTGGTTAGTAAAAAATGAAGATGGATCTGTGTCTGTAACTTCTACTCCAAACCAAGATAATCCGTTGATGCCGATTGCTGATGTAAAAGGAACTCCGGTTTTAGGATTGGATGTTTGGGAACACGCTTATTACTTAAACTATCAAAACAGAAGACCTGATTATGTATCTGCGTTCTTCGATGTTGTAAACTGGGATAAAGTAGAAGAATTATTCAACAAATAATCTTTGGTTATTTTAAATATAAAAGGTTCAGAAATTTTCTGAACCTTTTTTATGTTATCTGAAAGTGTCACTCGCACTCAATCCACTCATTCTCAGTTTGTACTTCCAATTTACATAAGCGAAAACCTGATACAGTTTATACTCAAATTTGATTCCGTATTTTTCTCTTGGATCATAATCTATCGAAGATTCGATGATGTTTCGATATCTTCCAGACCTGTAATAAGAATTCCATTCGTTTACCAGAATTGTATTTCTACTTTTTAAATTAGCTTCAGAGTATTGATTAATTGGTTTTGCGATGGCATTCATAAAATAATCAAATTGCGTGTCTATTACAATCAAATCCCATTCTCCATCATCATTTTTTGAAGGTTTCATTGCAGATTCTTCTTTTTCGTTTTTCGGGCTGTTCTGTGCCAATGAATGTACAGGAATAAGAACAGCAAATATTATAATGATTAAATTTTTCATAATGAGTAATTTACACAAAAAAAAGCACTCCAAATAGAGTGCCTTAATTTTATTTTTTGATGTATTCTTTCTGAAGGATCGAAACAGCTGGAAAGTGGTCACTATAGCCACCGGTGAATCGGTCACCATCCCAAGAACGGAGAGGGTAGCCTTTCCATTGTCCTTCTTTATTCACTAAATAAGAAGGTGCATAGATTTCTGCTTTAAAAATGCTGTAAGTAGGAGTAAGTTTTTCCTTTGAGTATAAATTCTGAGAAATAATAATCTGATCAAATAAGTTGGGAGCATCTCTGTATGCTAAAGATGCAACTCCTGCTTTATATAATTTGTACATTAAATTATAGTAAGGAGTTTTATCAGATAATTCGTCGGGATTTTCTACAGCACCTAAATGTTTTTTCAAACTTGGGCTTACCGGATCGTCATTGTAATCTCCCATTGAGATTAACTTTATTCCGGGATATTCTGCAGATAATTTAGCCATTTCTGCTTTCAAAACGACTGCAGCTGCATTTCTTCTTGGTTGAGAAGCTGCTTCGCCACCGCTTCTTGATGGCCAGTGATTCATGAAAACTGCAATTTTTTCACCATCTAGAAGTCCGACTGCTACCAAAACATCTCTTGTGTATTGTCTTCTTCCATCTTCGTTGTAAGCTTTTATTTCTTTGGTGTAAGAATTTTGAACTAAAAATCTGTTTTTCTGGTAAATGAGTGCAATGTCAATTCCTCTGGCATCGTACGAATTGTAGTGTACAATACCATAATTGCTTTTCGCTAAAACCGGCTGTTTAATAAGATCTTCAATTACCTGTCTGTTTTCTACCTCAATCAGGCCACAGATGGCAGGGTTGTCATTGGTATATTGTCTGCCAAGTTCAGAAATAACTTTTGCTTCATTGGCTAATTTTTGATTATAATACTTTGTTCCCCATCTTTTAGGGCTGTTTGCCGTAAAGTCGGTCGCTAAGATTTGATGACGTATCACCTTTTTTCCTATCAAAAGCTCATTACTCCATTCTCCTTTGTAATCTTCTGTAGTTTCTAAAAATTTTAAAGAATCGATGGGTACGCTTCTGTGAAATTTGGGATTAGAAAAAGGGAGTGTTCCGTCAATATAGTCTGCGGATGGTATGGTATCCCAAAGATTTTCTACATTCAGGAAAGCTACGGCTGCTCTTTTAACTTGTTTCTGCTGAGAAAACCCAAAATTAAAAAATAATACAGCCAGAAGAATAATATATTTTTTCATGTTCATGTTATTAAAATATTCAAAAAATAGAGGCGCTAAAATTACAATTTTTTAGATTATACAGACATTAAATTATCGTAACACTATTTTTGGGATTTCTGATCTAAATGTCAGTTTTTTTAGGATCATTACGGTTTGTTAAGAATAATTAATAGAATAAAGTACTGTAAATGTTTTAATTGATGAAAATAATACTAAATTTGTTGCCCCTTAAATAAAGAAGGTGAAAAAATAAGTTTATTATGATTAAAAAACTATCCCTAATCTCTTTGTTTACATTATTGCCTGCATCATATTACTATGCGCAAACCACTGTTTTTGCGTATATTAAAGGTCAGGATGGTAAACCGGTAGAGAGAGCAGAGGTTGATCTTGAACAATCTGTTGAT from Chryseobacterium indoltheticum encodes the following:
- a CDS encoding superoxide dismutase translates to MSFELPKLGYAYEALEPTIDAKTMEIHHSKHHQAYVDNLNKAIEGTDLDGLTIEEICRTGVEKPAVRNNGGGHFNHSLFWEILTPGGSKEPVGSVKAAIENYGGLEKFKNDFSEAAKTRFGSGWAWLVKNEDGSVSVTSTPNQDNPLMPIADVKGTPVLGLDVWEHAYYLNYQNRRPDYVSAFFDVVNWDKVEELFNK
- a CDS encoding DUF6146 family protein, giving the protein MKNLIIIIFAVLIPVHSLAQNSPKNEKEESAMKPSKNDDGEWDLIVIDTQFDYFMNAIAKPINQYSEANLKSRNTILVNEWNSYYRSGRYRNIIESSIDYDPREKYGIKFEYKLYQVFAYVNWKYKLRMSGLSASDTFR
- a CDS encoding endonuclease/exonuclease/phosphatase family protein; this encodes MKKYIILLAVLFFNFGFSQQKQVKRAAVAFLNVENLWDTIPSADYIDGTLPFSNPKFHRSVPIDSLKFLETTEDYKGEWSNELLIGKKVIRHQILATDFTANSPKRWGTKYYNQKLANEAKVISELGRQYTNDNPAICGLIEVENRQVIEDLIKQPVLAKSNYGIVHYNSYDARGIDIALIYQKNRFLVQNSYTKEIKAYNEDGRRQYTRDVLVAVGLLDGEKIAVFMNHWPSRSGGEAASQPRRNAAAVVLKAEMAKLSAEYPGIKLISMGDYNDDPVSPSLKKHLGAVENPDELSDKTPYYNLMYKLYKAGVASLAYRDAPNLFDQIIISQNLYSKEKLTPTYSIFKAEIYAPSYLVNKEGQWKGYPLRSWDGDRFTGGYSDHFPAVSILQKEYIKK